The following DNA comes from Paraburkholderia sp. PGU19.
GCCGCTCGTGCTGACGCTGCTGCTGTCGTTTCGCGTCTTCAGCGACGTGGCGGGCGTGCAGACCGCGTACACGCTCAAGAACTACGCCGAGGTCGTGAGCGATCCGTACTACGCGGAAATCTTCCTGCGCACGGCGGGCCTCGCGCTCGCGGTGACGCTGCTGAGCGTGCTGCTCGGCGTGCCGGAAACGATCGTGCTCGCGCGCATGAAACGGCCGTGGCAGTCGCTGTGCCTGCTGATCGTGCTCGGGCCGCTGCTGATCTCCGTCGTGGTGCGCACGCTCGGCTGGCAGATTCTGCTCGGCAACAACGGCGTGCTCAACAACGCATTGCAGGCCTTGCACATCACGTCCGAGCCGATCCGCCTCGTCTTCACGATGACGGGCATGATCATCGCGCTCACGCATGTGCTGGTGCCGTTCATGGTGATGTCCGTGTGGGCCACGCTGCAAAAGCTCGATCCGCAAGTGGAATGGGCGGGGTTGTCGCTGGGCGGCTCGCCGCTGCGCGTGTTTCGCCGCGTGGTGCTGCCGCAGATCATGCCCGGTGTGCTGTCCGGCTCGATCATCGTGTTCGCGCTGTCGGCTTCCGCCTTCGCGACGCCTGCGCTGATCGGCGGACGCCGTCTGAAAGTCGTCGCGACGGCCGCCTACGACGAATTCCTCGGCACGCTGAACTGGCCGCTCGGCGCGAGCATCGCGGTGCTGCTGCTGATCGCGAACGTCGCGATCGTGATGGGCTGCAGCCGTCTCGCCGAACGCCGCTTCAAGCACATTTTCGAGTGACGCCATGAAACAGAACGGATTCTGGGGCCTGCTGTTCAACGCGCTGTTCCTGACTTTCATCCTCGCGCCGCTGGTTGTCGTGCTGCTGGTGGCGTTCACCGACAAGGGCTTCATCTCGATGCCGTTCGACGGCGCGTCGCTGCGCTGGTTTCGCGCGATCCTCGAGAATGGCGACATCGTGTCGGCGTTCTGGCTGTCCGTGCGGCTCGCGTTCGCGGCGGCGACCATCGGCGTCGCGCTCGCGGTGCCTGCCGCGCTCGCGATTGCGCGTTACCGCTTCACGGGCCGCGCGGCGCTGATGAGTTTCTTCCTCTCGCCGATGATGATTCCCGCCGTCGTGCTCGGCATCGCGTTCCTACGCTTCCTGTCGCTACTGCATCTGAGCGGCTCGTTCTGGGCGCTCGTCGCGACGCACGTGATCGTCGTGCTGCCGTATGCGCTGCGGCTCGCGCTGTCTTCCGCCGTCGGGCTTGACCGCGATGCCGAGCG
Coding sequences within:
- a CDS encoding ABC transporter permease, which produces MATLDDSRVGAAPWLLSAPALLLFGALLLVPLVLTLLLSFRVFSDVAGVQTAYTLKNYAEVVSDPYYAEIFLRTAGLALAVTLLSVLLGVPETIVLARMKRPWQSLCLLIVLGPLLISVVVRTLGWQILLGNNGVLNNALQALHITSEPIRLVFTMTGMIIALTHVLVPFMVMSVWATLQKLDPQVEWAGLSLGGSPLRVFRRVVLPQIMPGVLSGSIIVFALSASAFATPALIGGRRLKVVATAAYDEFLGTLNWPLGASIAVLLLIANVAIVMGCSRLAERRFKHIFE
- a CDS encoding ABC transporter permease; translation: MKQNGFWGLLFNALFLTFILAPLVVVLLVAFTDKGFISMPFDGASLRWFRAILENGDIVSAFWLSVRLAFAAATIGVALAVPAALAIARYRFTGRAALMSFFLSPMMIPAVVLGIAFLRFLSLLHLSGSFWALVATHVIVVLPYALRLALSSAVGLDRDAERAALSCGASRFTAFRRVVLPMIRTGVAGGWVLSFIQSFDELTMTIFVATPGTTTLPVAMYNQIAQTIDPLVASVSAVLIVGTVLLMVLLDRMVGLDRILIGEAR